The Sporosarcina sp. Te-1 DNA window CCTGATTATCCCTTCTTCACTTGGATCGGCATGTTATTTTCTGCAGGGTTCGGGGTTGGTCTCGTATTTTGGGGAGTAGCCGAACCAATGAGCCATTATTATACCTCTCCATTGACTGGCGTTGAATCGCAGACGGTAGATTCAGCCCGTGTTGCCATGGGATATTCATTTTTTCATTGGGGGATTTCCCAGTGGGCTATTTTTGGCATTGTCGGACTGGTCATCGGATTTTTGCAGTTCCGCAAAAAGAAGGACGGTTTAATATCCACAGCGATGGAACCCCTTGTCGGATCAAACAAGATAGTAAAGACGGGAATTGATTCCTTTGCGGTAATCGCGACAGTCATGGGGATCGCAACGTCTGTTGGAATGGGTGTCCTGCAGATGAGCGGTGGTTTGGAGTACGTCTTTCCGGTACAAAATACATTCCTCATCCAATTACTCATTATTTTTGTTGTGTTTGTAGCGTATATGCTCTCAGCCTCGACAGGTCTGAGTAAAGGAATCGCGTATTTGGGGAATTTTAACTTAGGGATGGCACTTGTCATGCTTGCTTTCTTTTTTATTGTTGGCCCTAAAGTATTCATTCTGGAAAGTTTCACACTGGCAATCGGGGATTATATCAATAATTTCATTCGTTACAGTTTACGCCTCCAACCGTATCAAGGTGGAACTTGGGTACAAGAGTGGACCATTTTTTATTGGGCCTGGACGATTGCCTGGTCACCATTTGTCGGTGCATTTGTTGCCCGTGTCTCAAAAGGAAGGACAATCCGAGAATTCATTGCGGGCGTCATGATCATCCCACCGGTTTTTGCGTGTATGTGGATCGCTACGTTAGGGGGAACTGCGCTCTATAATGATTTGAACAACGGGACGCATATTGCGGAAGCCGTAGATGCCGAAGTCACATCAGCTGTGTTTGAGACATTTAAGCATATGCCATTTACAGGCTTGCTTTCTGTTCTTGCGATCATTTTGATTTTTACGTTTCTCGTGACCTCCGCAGATTCCGCGACATACATTTTAGCGAGTATGACGACGAAAGGAAATCTCTTCCCGCCGTTAATTGTAAAAGTCGTGTGGGGCTTTTTGATGTCAGC harbors:
- a CDS encoding BCCT family transporter — translated: MDKRFLRNPVFSISAVVILGLAVLGAVMPEQFGKVANVLYSFTTAKFGWFYLLAVFIVILFLAGLAISKYGAIRLGGDEERPDYPFFTWIGMLFSAGFGVGLVFWGVAEPMSHYYTSPLTGVESQTVDSARVAMGYSFFHWGISQWAIFGIVGLVIGFLQFRKKKDGLISTAMEPLVGSNKIVKTGIDSFAVIATVMGIATSVGMGVLQMSGGLEYVFPVQNTFLIQLLIIFVVFVAYMLSASTGLSKGIAYLGNFNLGMALVMLAFFFIVGPKVFILESFTLAIGDYINNFIRYSLRLQPYQGGTWVQEWTIFYWAWTIAWSPFVGAFVARVSKGRTIREFIAGVMIIPPVFACMWIATLGGTALYNDLNNGTHIAEAVDAEVTSAVFETFKHMPFTGLLSVLAIILIFTFLVTSADSATYILASMTTKGNLFPPLIVKVVWGFLMSAIAAVLLYAGGLEALQTASLVSALPFTLFLLLLVFSMVKLLKKEPITVRPTDIRRFEHIEKEVKKRAKKKSRREAKME